Genomic window (Streptomyces yatensis):
GACTTGTCGTCACGCGCACAGTCTGGCCGCCCGTCGCGGCCGCCGCAAACGAGATCGGGGGAATTCCTCCAAGAGGAACTTGTGCAAGGTGAGTGAACGGGGCTACGGTCCGTAATGAACCGCTCGCACAGGGACGTCAGTTGGCGGACGTGCTCCGTCCTGCCCTGCCCACTGGAGGTACGCGATGGCATTCGCGCCCCAAGACCCCCGGATCCCGGACCCCAGCGACCCCGTCGTCGACGAGGGCCGCGTCGACTACGTCCCGACACCGATAAGCGTGACCAGGGCCCGCCAGTACGCCACGCGACTCGTCGCCGAGTGGGGGCATCCCGCGCTCGCCGACGACGCCGCGCTCATCGTGTCCGAGCTGGCCACCAACGCCGTACGGCACGCCCGCATCCCCGGGCGGCTCTTCCGGGTCCAGCTCACGCTCACCAAGACCCGCTTACGCATCGCCGTATCCGATCCCCGGGGCGAGCGGCTCCCCCGCCCCCGCCACCCGTCGCCCCGCGACAGGCGCGGCCGCGGCCTGCTCATCGTCCACGCCCTCGCCGCGCGTTGGGGCGTGCGCGAGCGGACCGTAGGCAAGGAGATCTGGGCCGAGTTGGACCTGGCGGCGTCAACCGCC
Coding sequences:
- a CDS encoding ATP-binding protein, which encodes MAFAPQDPRIPDPSDPVVDEGRVDYVPTPISVTRARQYATRLVAEWGHPALADDAALIVSELATNAVRHARIPGRLFRVQLTLTKTRLRIAVSDPRGERLPRPRHPSPRDRRGRGLLIVHALAARWGVRERTVGKEIWAELDLAASTAEP